Part of the Vibrio sp. SCSIO 43137 genome, GATAAGAAAAGCGGTGAGTGGCTTGCCTATGACATGATTGCTGAAGGCGTTAGCTTGCTGTCGAGTAAACAGTCTGAGTGGAACGGAAAGATAAGAAAAGAGGGCATTCCCTTTGTAACACAAGAGCTTGTAAGGCTTTCTAAACAGTCAATCCGGTTTGAAGGAAGCAAGTAATGGCATCAGCAGAGTGGGCAATTGAAAACAACATAATGTCTATTGAGGGGGTATTAACCCGGGATGTTGTTCCTGCTATCTGGAAAGAACTGAAACAGTGGAAACCTGAGACAGAACAAATGGAACTCTCGCTGCAGAATACTCAGCGTATAGATTCTGCCGGAATGGTGATGTTAATCCACCTAATACAACATGCAAAAATTTCTGGCTGTCATATAATGCTCTGCTTCGTGCCTGATCAACTGAAAATGTTGTTTCAGCTCAGTAACATTGAAAACATGATGGTTGATCATATTAAAACTTAGGCAGGCGTGACTGTGGAAAGTGTAGAAATAAAACAAATTTTAGATAACGCATTGGAACTTCAGGAAATTCATGTGAAAGGTGAAGGCAGCCAGTTCGAAATTATGGCGATAGATCCTTGCTTTGCAGAAATGAACCGGGTGAAAAAACAACAGTTAATTTACGCTCCCCTGAT contains:
- the ibaG gene encoding BolA family iron metabolism protein IbaG encodes the protein MESVEIKQILDNALELQEIHVKGEGSQFEIMAIDPCFAEMNRVKKQQLIYAPLMEYIQRNDIHAVSIKAFTPEEWARDKKLMSL
- a CDS encoding STAS domain-containing protein, yielding MASAEWAIENNIMSIEGVLTRDVVPAIWKELKQWKPETEQMELSLQNTQRIDSAGMVMLIHLIQHAKISGCHIMLCFVPDQLKMLFQLSNIENMMVDHIKT